In a single window of the Zea mays cultivar B73 chromosome 5, Zm-B73-REFERENCE-NAM-5.0, whole genome shotgun sequence genome:
- the LOC100217091 gene encoding putative proteasome maturation factor UMP1 family protein, with protein MASGSMKREISETHDTLRFGLNAGVKADLAPPHPLQSSIQSEAKFWADKKKFGTEAIYGSALNIRKDLDAQILSRFQRPPGALPSSLLGYEALTGSLDDFGFEDYLNMPQDSEGFRQPDMHHGMEVRLGLSKGPICPSFS; from the exons ATGGCGAGCGGCAGCATGAAGAGGGAGATCAGCGAGACCCACGACACCCTCCGCTTCGGCCTCAATGCCGGCGTCAAGGCCGACCTCGCGCCGCCGCACCCGCTCCAGTCCAGCATCCAATCG GAGGCCAAGTTCTGGGCGGACAAGAAGAAGTTTGGGACAGAGGCCATCTACGGATCCGCCTTGAACATCCGCAAGGATCTCGATGCCCAAATCCTCTCAAG GTTCCAAAGGCCCCCTGGTGCTTTGCCATCATCTCTGCTTGGATATGAGGCACTGACAGGTTCCCTAGATGATTTTGGTTTTGAAGATTATCTTAACA TGCCTCAAGATTCTGAAGGTTTCCGTCAACCTGACATGCACCACGGAATGGAGGTTCGCCTTGGTTTGTCCAAGGGACCTATCTGCCCTAGCTTCAGTTGA
- the LOC100501670 gene encoding heparanase-like protein 3-like isoform X1: protein MAAGLLLKMVGFCFWALFWLAGSATVSTTTPALAGGGEAVVVDARSAIAVTDDDFVCATLDWWPPEKCDYGTCSWGLASLLNLNLSNKILVNAVKAFSPLKLRLGGSLQDMLIYGTGDTRQQAPCAPFVKNASAMFGFSQGCLPLRRWDELNAFFQKTGPRIVFGLNALNGRVPMPDGSLGGPWNYTNAASFIRYTVSKGYDVHGWELGNELSGSGVGARIDADQYAADVIALKHIVDSAYQGVDDHLVQKILDPSYLDGEASTFSNLQGILKSAGTSAVAWVGEAGGAYNSGHHLVTDAFVFSFWYLDQLGMSSKYDTKSYCRQTLVGGNYGLLNTSTFEPNPDYYSALLWHRLMGTKVLSTAFNGTNKIRGYAHCAKNSEGITLLLINLDGSSTNRIYVTSQGAHAQSGRKKGSEGLGEAAAAALTRQEYHLTPKDGNLQSQQVLLNGNALATDADGEIPELEPVQVEGTQPITVGPYSIVFAHVPSFYAPACL from the exons ATGGCGGCGGGGCTGCTGCTCAAGATGGTCGGCTTCTGCTTCTGGGCGCTCTTCTGGCTCGCCGGCTCCGCCACCGTGAGCACGACCACCCCCGCCCTCGCCGGCGGCGGCGAGGCGGTGGTCGTGGACGCCCGGTCAGCCATCGCCGTCACGGACGACGACTTCGTCTGCGCCACATTGGACTGGTGGCCGCCGGAGAAATGCGACTACGGCACCTGCAGCTGGGGCCTCGCCTCCCTCCTCAACCTG AATCTCTCTAACAAAATCCTGGTGAATGCCGTCAAAG CGTTCTCTCCTCTGAAGCTCCGGCTGGGCGGCTCTCTGCAAGACATGCTGATATACGGCACCGGCGACACTCGCCAGCAGGCGCCCTGCGCCCCGTTTGTGAAGAACGCGTCAGCCATGTTCGGTTTCTCGCAGGGCTGCCTGCCGCTGCGTAGATGGGACGAGCTCAACGCGTTCTTCCAGAAAACCGG GCCAAGGATCGTTTTTGGGCTGAATGCGCTGAATGGCCGGGTCCCGATGCCTGATGGTTCTTTAGGGGGGCCGTGGAATTACACGAACGCAGCTTCTTTCATTCGCTACACCGTGAGCAAGGGATACGATGTACATGGATGGGAGCTCG GAAATGAGCTCAGTGGCAGCGGAGTCGGGGCTCGAATCGACGCGGACCAGTACGCAGCAGACGTGATCGCTCTGAAACACATCGTCGACAGCGCCTACCAAG GGGTTGACGACCATCTGGTTCAGAAAATCCTTGACCCTTCTTACCTCGACGGCGAGGCGAGCACGTTCAGCAACCTTCAGGGGATACTCAAGTCCGCAGGCACGTCCGCTGTCGCCTGGGTTGGCGAGGCTGGAGGCGCGTACAACAGTGGCCACCACCTTGTCACTGATGCGTTTGTGTTCAGCTTCTG GTATCTGGATCAGCTTGGGATGTCGTCGAAGTACGACACGAAGAGCTACTGCAGACAGACCTTGGTTGGAGGCAACTATGGCCTGCTCAACACAAGTACATTTGAACCAAACCCTGACTATTACAG TGCTTTGCTGTGGCACCGCCTCATGGGCACCAAGGTCCTCTCGACGGCATTCAACGGCACGAACAAGATCCGTGGCTACGCACACTGCGCGAAAAACTCG GAAGGGATCACTCTGCTCCTGATCAACCTGGACGGCAGCAGCACGAACCGCATCTACGTGACGAGCCAAGGCGCGCACGCCCAGAGCGGAAGGAAGAAGGGGAGCGAAGGGCTCGGCGAAGCAGCAGCAGCCGCGCTCACGAGACAGGAGTACCATCTGACTCCCAAGGACGGGAACCTGCAGAGCCAGCAGGTGCTGCTGAACGGCAACGCCCTGGCAACCGACGCCGACGGGGAGATCCCGGAGCTGGAGCCCGTGCAGGTGGAGGGGACGCAGCCCATAACCGTGGGCCCTTACTCCATCGTGTTTGCTCACGTCCCCAGCTTCTACGCTCCTGCGTGCCTGTAG
- the LOC100501670 gene encoding Heparanase-like protein 3-like precursor: MAAGLLLKMVGFCFWALFWLAGSATVSTTTPALAGGGEAVVVDARSAIAVTDDDFVCATLDWWPPEKCDYGTCSWGLASLLNLNLSNKILVNAVKAFSPLKLRLGGSLQDMLIYGTGDTRQQAPCAPFVKNASAMFGFSQGCLPLRRWDELNAFFQKTGPRIVFGLNALNGRVPMPDGSLGGPWNYTNAASFIRYTVSKGYDVHGWELGNELSGSGVGARIDADQYAADVIALKHIVDSAYQGKPSKPLVLAPGGFFDATWFTELVSKTKPDQMDAITHHIYNLGPGVDDHLVQKILDPSYLDGEASTFSNLQGILKSAGTSAVAWVGEAGGAYNSGHHLVTDAFVFSFWYLDQLGMSSKYDTKSYCRQTLVGGNYGLLNTSTFEPNPDYYSALLWHRLMGTKVLSTAFNGTNKIRGYAHCAKNSEGITLLLINLDGSSTNRIYVTSQGAHAQSGRKKGSEGLGEAAAAALTRQEYHLTPKDGNLQSQQVLLNGNALATDADGEIPELEPVQVEGTQPITVGPYSIVFAHVPSFYAPACL, from the exons ATGGCGGCGGGGCTGCTGCTCAAGATGGTCGGCTTCTGCTTCTGGGCGCTCTTCTGGCTCGCCGGCTCCGCCACCGTGAGCACGACCACCCCCGCCCTCGCCGGCGGCGGCGAGGCGGTGGTCGTGGACGCCCGGTCAGCCATCGCCGTCACGGACGACGACTTCGTCTGCGCCACATTGGACTGGTGGCCGCCGGAGAAATGCGACTACGGCACCTGCAGCTGGGGCCTCGCCTCCCTCCTCAACCTG AATCTCTCTAACAAAATCCTGGTGAATGCCGTCAAAG CGTTCTCTCCTCTGAAGCTCCGGCTGGGCGGCTCTCTGCAAGACATGCTGATATACGGCACCGGCGACACTCGCCAGCAGGCGCCCTGCGCCCCGTTTGTGAAGAACGCGTCAGCCATGTTCGGTTTCTCGCAGGGCTGCCTGCCGCTGCGTAGATGGGACGAGCTCAACGCGTTCTTCCAGAAAACCGG GCCAAGGATCGTTTTTGGGCTGAATGCGCTGAATGGCCGGGTCCCGATGCCTGATGGTTCTTTAGGGGGGCCGTGGAATTACACGAACGCAGCTTCTTTCATTCGCTACACCGTGAGCAAGGGATACGATGTACATGGATGGGAGCTCG GAAATGAGCTCAGTGGCAGCGGAGTCGGGGCTCGAATCGACGCGGACCAGTACGCAGCAGACGTGATCGCTCTGAAACACATCGTCGACAGCGCCTACCAAGGCAAGCCATCGAAGCCTCTCGTGCTTGCGCCAGGAGGCTTCTTCGACGCAACCTGGTTCACCGAACTCGTCAGCAAGACAAAGCCCGACCAGATGGACGCGATCACGCACCATATCTACAATCTAGGCcccg GGGTTGACGACCATCTGGTTCAGAAAATCCTTGACCCTTCTTACCTCGACGGCGAGGCGAGCACGTTCAGCAACCTTCAGGGGATACTCAAGTCCGCAGGCACGTCCGCTGTCGCCTGGGTTGGCGAGGCTGGAGGCGCGTACAACAGTGGCCACCACCTTGTCACTGATGCGTTTGTGTTCAGCTTCTG GTATCTGGATCAGCTTGGGATGTCGTCGAAGTACGACACGAAGAGCTACTGCAGACAGACCTTGGTTGGAGGCAACTATGGCCTGCTCAACACAAGTACATTTGAACCAAACCCTGACTATTACAG TGCTTTGCTGTGGCACCGCCTCATGGGCACCAAGGTCCTCTCGACGGCATTCAACGGCACGAACAAGATCCGTGGCTACGCACACTGCGCGAAAAACTCG GAAGGGATCACTCTGCTCCTGATCAACCTGGACGGCAGCAGCACGAACCGCATCTACGTGACGAGCCAAGGCGCGCACGCCCAGAGCGGAAGGAAGAAGGGGAGCGAAGGGCTCGGCGAAGCAGCAGCAGCCGCGCTCACGAGACAGGAGTACCATCTGACTCCCAAGGACGGGAACCTGCAGAGCCAGCAGGTGCTGCTGAACGGCAACGCCCTGGCAACCGACGCCGACGGGGAGATCCCGGAGCTGGAGCCCGTGCAGGTGGAGGGGACGCAGCCCATAACCGTGGGCCCTTACTCCATCGTGTTTGCTCACGTCCCCAGCTTCTACGCTCCTGCGTGCCTGTAG
- the LOC100285845 gene encoding rRNA methyltransferase 1, whose translation MGKASKDKRDIYYRKAKEEGWRARSAFKLLQIDQEFNIFHGVKHVVDLCAAPGSWSQVLSRNLYVPAKQSSDCKEGDLPLIVAIDLQPMAPIEGVIQVQGDITNARTADVVIRHFDGCKADLVVCDGAPDVTGLHDMDEFVQSQLILAALAIVTHVLKVGGKFVAKIFRGKDTSLLYCQLKLFFSQVTFAKPKSSRNSSIEAFAVCENYSPPEGFKEEDLYHLLEKVGTPSGAGDLDCRSGWLEGPNKVYIPFLACGDLSGYDSDRSYPLPSSTDGGSYRSLDPVQPPIAPPYKTALQMKKASSHGAGADAIKPSADS comes from the exons ATGGGCAAGGCCTCCAAGGACAAGAGG GACATCTACTACCGGAAGGCCAAAGAGGAAGGCTGGAGAGCTCGCAGCGCCTTCAAGCTCCTCCAGATAGACCAGGAGTTCAACATCTTCCATG GAGTGAAGCATGTGGTTGACCTGTGTGCTGCTCCCGGAAGTTGGAGCCAG GTTTTGAGCCGGAACCTGTATGTACCAGCAAAACAGTCTTCTGATTGCAA GGAAGGTGATCTTCCTCTCATCGTCGCAATTGACTTGCAACCGATGGCCCCAATAGAAGGTGTTATACAAGTGCAGGGCGACATCACCAATGCTCGGACAGCAGACGTG GTCATTAGGCATTTTGATGGATGCAAAGCAGACTTGGTTGTTTGCGATGGAGCCCCGGATG TTACCGGACTTCATGATATGGACGAATTTGTTCAGTCCCAGCTTATACTCGCG GCATTGGCTATCGTGACTCATGTACTcaaagttggtggaaaatttgtGGCGAAGATATTTCGGGGTAAAGATACGAGTCTCCTGTACTGCCAG CTAAAACTGTTCTTCTCGCAAGTTACGTTTGCGAAGCCAAAAAGTAGCCGGAACTCAAGCATCG AGGCGTTTGCGGTCTGTGAGAACTACTCACCTCCTGAAGGGTTCAAGGAGGAAGACCTATACCACCTGCTAGAGAAAGTGGGTACTCCCTCAGGAGCTGGCGATCTAG ATTGCAGAAGCGGATGGCTGGAGGGACCAAACAAGGTGTACATCCCGTTCCTGGCCTGCGGGGATCTGAGCGGCTACGACTCCGACCGCTCGTACCCGCTGCCCAGCAGCACGGACGGTGGCTCGTACCGGAGCCTGGACCCCGTGCAGCCTCCCATCGCCCCGCCTTACAAGACCGCCCTGCAGATGAAGAAGGCTTCCAGCCACGGCGCCGGCGCGGACGCCATCAAGCCGTCCGCAGACTCCTGA